The Lysinibacillus timonensis nucleotide sequence GTATGTTGAAATTTTCATCAGACTTTGCTGCAAAAACTGGTACATCTCAAGAATATCGTGACGTATGGTTTGTAGGATATAATCCAAATATTTCTCTTGGATTATGGATGGGTTATGATGAACAACGCTCACTATATCAATTCAACAATACGTATTACCAACCTAGTACTAGAGTAAATATGCTTTGGGCCAATATTATGAATGCTATGTACGATGTAAATCCAGAGTTAGTTGGTACATCTGAACAGTTTACCCAACCAGCAAATGTAGTAAATGCTTCATTCTGCGGTGTTTCTGGACTAGCCCCATCCGAGATATGCTCTCAAGCTGGATTGGTAAGGTCTGATTTATTTAACAAAAATGTATTTTTACCAACAAAACCTGATGATAGCTTTACAGAAACTTCAACTGTTATGATTGATGGAAAGGCCTATTTACCGTTAGATTCTACACCAAAAGAATTTATAACGGACAATGGAATCGGACTAAACCCTGACTTTGTTGATCGAATGTTAGGTAATTTAGGCGGAGATCCAACAAAATTATTGCCAAACAATTCATCATTAAGCCAAAGTGTAGTGTCAGCAGGAAGATTAAATCCTGACAGCGGAAATCCACCTGCAGTAACAGTTACAGTGAATGGGAATAATATTGTCTGGACAAAATCGAAGGCAAATGATGTGATTGGATATCGTGTTTACGATGTAACAGACGGTGGACGTACACTCGTTGCTACTCTTAGAGATGGTAGTAGACAAACAACCATTGCCAACGGGAAAAATTATGTTGTTGTTGCTGTTGATATAACTGGATTGGAATCCGTAAATTCAAGTATTGTCTCATCTTCACAAGGTGCACCACCATCTGGTGAAACTACTCCCAATGAAGGCAATCCTCCTAAAAACCAAAATGGTAACGGGGGATCGTCAAGCAACGGGAATGGTAACGGCAACGGCAACAGCAACGGGAATGGCAACGGGAATGGCGGCAATAACGAAAATGATATAATCGATGATATAATCAATCCTGGCGAAAATTACGAATGGGATTAAGCTAAAAGCAGGTCATTTAAGAGTAATCTCTTAAATGACCTGCTTATTTTCTACATTCAGTAGCACTTTTTGTAATTTTGTTACTGCAACATCGATTTCATCATATTGAACATTTAATGGGGGTAGTAATCTTAATACATGAGACCCTGCACTGCAAACAAGCAATCCTTCTTCCTCTAGTTTAATAATAAGTTGCGAAACTTCCATTTCGCCACAATCTAACCCTATTAATAAACCATTTCCTTTGACAGTAAATTGCTCTGATGGAAGTACTTCGTTAAGTTTATTTACTAAATAGAGTGATTTCTCGTTTACATCTTTTAAGAAATCTTTTTGAAACACAATATCTATAACCTTTTGTGATACAGCTACACCTAATGGATTTCCTCCGAAAGTAGTTCCATGAGAACCAGGGCTGAATGTTTCATAAATATCTGACGTTCCAAGTACTGCTGCAAATGGAAACCCTCCGCCTAGCCCTTTTGCAAGCGTTACAAGGTCTGGTTTTAATACGGTTTGTTCGAAAGCATATCGAGTTCCTGTACGGCCAATACCTGTTTGGACTTCATCTACAATTAATAGAACTTCACCTGTTGAACATATTTCATGAATTGCTTCTGCAAATTCAGCTGAAATAGGGTTTACTCCCCCTTCCCCTTGGATAATCTCAATCATAATAGCTGCTACGGAATCATCCATTGAATTTTTTAAAGCTTCAATATCGTTAAATGGTAAATATGTGAACTTATCTACAAGCGGACCGAACCCTTTATGAATCTTTTCTTGTCCAGTTGCAGACATAGCACCAAAAGTTCTTCCATGGAAAGAATTCTTAAAAGTGATAATATGATTCTTGCCAGTTTGTTTTCGGGCTAGTTTTATGGCTGCTTCGTTCGCTTCAGCACCACTATTACAGAAAAAAGCATGTGATAGATGTGTATCATTCACTAATGATCCAGCTAATTTTACTTGACCAGGTATTTCATATAAATTACTCGTATGCCAAATTTTCTCACTTTGTTCTTTTATTACATGAACAAGTTCAGGATGACAATGCCCTAAACAAAGTACAGCAATTCCACTCGTAAAATCTAAGTAGCTTTTTCCGTTTTGATCTTTTACTATTGTCCCATTTCCTTCAATT carries:
- a CDS encoding acetylornithine transaminase, which encodes MNALFNNYTRRPISLIEGNGTIVKDQNGKSYLDFTSGIAVLCLGHCHPELVHVIKEQSEKIWHTSNLYEIPGQVKLAGSLVNDTHLSHAFFCNSGAEANEAAIKLARKQTGKNHIITFKNSFHGRTFGAMSATGQEKIHKGFGPLVDKFTYLPFNDIEALKNSMDDSVAAIMIEIIQGEGGVNPISAEFAEAIHEICSTGEVLLIVDEVQTGIGRTGTRYAFEQTVLKPDLVTLAKGLGGGFPFAAVLGTSDIYETFSPGSHGTTFGGNPLGVAVSQKVIDIVFQKDFLKDVNEKSLYLVNKLNEVLPSEQFTVKGNGLLIGLDCGEMEVSQLIIKLEEEGLLVCSAGSHVLRLLPPLNVQYDEIDVAVTKLQKVLLNVENKQVI